The following proteins are encoded in a genomic region of Rhizobium sp. ZPR4:
- a CDS encoding succinylglutamate desuccinylase/aspartoacylase family protein: MHTGLFHSIDFSADGKHSAWLSAPFSVDRSPYFHVRTPICVIRNGEGPSVLLMAGNHGDEYEGEINLVRLIRAVTAQDIHGTLTILPFANMPAVMNARRCSPLDGGNLNRAFPGSLEGTPTSRMAHFLEHDLFPRHDIVFDLHSGGTSMAHLPTGLIEESDDPERHKRATELLKALGMPYAFIARNGVDAPTSMAAAARAGAIGISGEFGGGGTVTPETMSISALAINSLLIAAGITDKSLLPTRSQPQATRLLKLDSHDQAIYASRTGWFEPAVDIGAEVKEGDVAGWYHDFERLGEPEEELRFAAAGIVISRRLHTQCQAGDCLIQVGRIIKD, from the coding sequence ATGCATACCGGACTATTCCATTCGATCGACTTTAGCGCAGACGGCAAGCATTCCGCCTGGCTTTCGGCTCCGTTTTCCGTCGACCGATCGCCTTATTTCCATGTTCGCACCCCGATATGCGTCATTCGCAACGGCGAAGGCCCTTCGGTCCTGCTGATGGCCGGCAATCACGGCGACGAATATGAGGGCGAGATCAATCTCGTGCGTCTTATCCGCGCTGTCACGGCGCAGGACATTCATGGCACGTTGACGATCCTGCCTTTCGCCAACATGCCGGCAGTGATGAATGCGCGCCGCTGCTCGCCGCTCGACGGCGGCAACCTGAACCGCGCCTTTCCGGGCAGCCTCGAGGGTACGCCGACAAGCCGCATGGCCCATTTCCTCGAGCATGATCTCTTCCCGCGTCATGATATCGTTTTCGACCTGCATTCCGGCGGAACGTCGATGGCTCACCTGCCGACTGGATTGATCGAAGAGAGCGACGATCCAGAACGTCACAAGCGGGCGACCGAGCTTTTGAAAGCGCTCGGCATGCCCTATGCGTTCATCGCCCGGAACGGCGTGGACGCTCCGACATCGATGGCCGCGGCCGCACGCGCGGGCGCGATCGGCATCAGCGGCGAATTCGGCGGCGGCGGCACGGTGACGCCTGAAACCATGTCGATTTCAGCGCTCGCCATCAACAGTCTTTTGATTGCAGCCGGCATCACCGACAAATCGCTGCTGCCGACTCGGTCGCAACCGCAGGCGACTCGTCTGCTGAAGCTCGACTCGCACGACCAGGCGATCTACGCCAGCCGCACGGGCTGGTTCGAGCCGGCCGTCGATATCGGCGCAGAGGTGAAAGAGGGCGATGTCGCAGGCTGGTACCATGATTTCGAGCGTCTTGGAGAGCCCGAAGAGGAGCTGCGCTTCGCCGCCGCCGGCATCGTCATTTCCCGCCGCCTGCACACGCAATGCCAAGCCGGTGATTGCCTCATTCAGGTCGGACGGATAATCAAGGACTGA
- a CDS encoding transporter substrate-binding domain-containing protein: MKFLSSIFAAAFTLASLTLPASADTLADVISNGKLRVGVLLDAAPWGYKGADGKDTGLDVELARMMAKDLNAELEIVPLTGPSRVPNLLADKIDVLIAAAGATPERAQQVMFSQPYAAVSLGVFGAPGAPITDVAGLAGKQIAVAKGSTLDTWLTDNAPDAKLIRFEDTPSAISAFLAGQAQYFAENSAIAAKVTEDNPGKPVSLAFLIRQSPAHVAVKQGEQNFLNWINTFLFYHNMNGDLAKLQKTFFKEEQTLPHM, encoded by the coding sequence ATGAAGTTTCTGAGCAGCATCTTCGCGGCGGCGTTCACGCTTGCGAGCCTTACCTTGCCGGCCAGTGCCGATACACTGGCCGACGTCATCTCGAACGGCAAACTGCGCGTCGGCGTGCTCCTTGATGCGGCACCCTGGGGATACAAGGGCGCGGATGGCAAGGATACCGGTCTTGACGTCGAGCTCGCCCGCATGATGGCGAAGGATCTGAATGCCGAGCTCGAAATCGTGCCATTGACCGGCCCGAGCCGCGTTCCGAACCTGCTCGCCGACAAGATCGACGTGCTGATCGCCGCAGCCGGCGCCACGCCGGAACGGGCTCAGCAAGTGATGTTTTCCCAGCCCTATGCGGCGGTCAGCCTGGGCGTTTTCGGTGCCCCCGGTGCTCCGATTACGGATGTCGCCGGCCTTGCCGGCAAGCAGATTGCCGTCGCCAAGGGTTCGACTCTCGACACATGGCTGACGGACAATGCGCCGGATGCCAAGCTGATCCGGTTCGAGGATACACCTTCGGCAATCTCGGCATTCCTGGCGGGGCAGGCGCAGTATTTTGCTGAAAACAGCGCGATCGCGGCGAAGGTGACGGAAGACAATCCCGGCAAGCCGGTCTCGCTCGCCTTTCTCATCCGCCAATCGCCGGCTCATGTCGCGGTGAAGCAGGGGGAGCAGAATTTTCTCAACTGGATCAATACATTCCTGTTCTATCACAACATGAACGGTGACCTGGCGAAATTGCAGAAGACCTTCTTCAAGGAAGAGCAGACCCTTCCGCACATGTAA
- a CDS encoding amino acid ABC transporter ATP-binding protein gives MALVEIKNVHKNYGHLEVLKGVSLDIEKGEIVTIIGRSGSGKSTLLRCINALETIQAGEILLEGQSVSADMRDLRTMRQKVGIVFQAFNLFPHMTIERNVTLAPVLTGKVEKPAARALALSVLERVGLADKLRAYPEQLSGGQQQRVAIARCLAMSPHLMLFDEVTSALDPELVGEVLKVMEEMARQGMTMVLVTHEMNFARNVATKLVFMHQGRVWEQGDPKSLFANPQTPELKSFIGHHNH, from the coding sequence ATGGCGCTCGTTGAAATCAAGAACGTCCACAAGAACTACGGCCACCTGGAGGTCCTCAAGGGCGTCTCGCTCGACATCGAGAAGGGTGAGATCGTCACCATCATCGGACGCAGCGGCTCCGGCAAAAGCACATTACTTCGTTGCATCAACGCGCTGGAAACCATCCAGGCAGGCGAGATCCTGCTCGAAGGCCAGTCTGTATCGGCGGACATGCGCGATCTGCGCACGATGCGCCAGAAGGTCGGCATCGTCTTTCAGGCCTTCAACCTTTTCCCGCACATGACCATCGAGCGCAATGTCACGCTGGCGCCTGTGCTGACGGGCAAGGTTGAAAAGCCGGCCGCTCGCGCGCTTGCGCTCTCTGTGCTGGAGCGCGTCGGCCTGGCCGACAAACTCCGTGCCTATCCCGAGCAACTTTCAGGCGGCCAACAGCAGCGTGTCGCCATTGCTCGCTGCCTCGCCATGTCGCCACACCTCATGCTGTTCGATGAGGTCACCTCTGCGCTGGACCCCGAACTGGTCGGGGAGGTGTTGAAAGTGATGGAGGAGATGGCGCGGCAGGGCATGACGATGGTGCTGGTCACCCATGAAATGAACTTTGCGCGCAACGTCGCGACCAAGCTCGTGTTCATGCATCAAGGCCGCGTTTGGGAACAGGGAGACCCGAAGAGCCTCTTTGCCAATCCACAAACGCCCGAGCTGAAAAGTTTCATCGGTCATCACAATCATTGA
- a CDS encoding amino acid ABC transporter permease — MRSFTFSDFLFFLTALEWTFLMAAMALAFGAPLAVLLAIARSGKPILPRYAASAFIDLVQGIPLLGLLMFFYFGVPVLLGTDVPALAAVGAAYTIYTAAFLGDVWRGGIQAVKQAQWEAGACLGLSWRQQFVHIIGPQAFRVALPATVGFLVQLIKNTSLASVVGIVELARAGQVVSAGTFQPLFVYLLIAGIYFAICFPLTTWSRKLEARLNGAR, encoded by the coding sequence ATGCGTTCGTTCACATTCTCCGATTTCCTCTTCTTTCTGACAGCGCTGGAATGGACCTTCCTGATGGCGGCCATGGCCTTGGCATTTGGCGCGCCGTTGGCCGTGCTGCTGGCCATTGCCCGCAGCGGCAAACCTATTCTGCCGCGTTACGCCGCGAGCGCCTTCATCGATCTTGTCCAGGGTATCCCGCTGCTCGGACTCCTGATGTTCTTTTATTTCGGCGTGCCGGTCCTGCTTGGGACCGACGTGCCGGCACTTGCGGCGGTCGGTGCCGCCTATACCATCTACACGGCCGCCTTTCTCGGCGACGTGTGGCGCGGCGGCATTCAGGCGGTCAAACAGGCTCAATGGGAAGCTGGCGCCTGTCTCGGCCTTTCCTGGCGGCAGCAATTCGTCCACATCATCGGCCCGCAGGCATTCCGCGTCGCGCTCCCGGCAACCGTCGGCTTTCTGGTGCAGCTCATCAAGAACACGTCGCTCGCTTCGGTCGTCGGCATTGTCGAGCTGGCACGAGCGGGGCAGGTGGTCAGTGCCGGAACTTTCCAGCCGCTTTTCGTCTACCTGCTGATCGCCGGCATTTATTTTGCCATTTGTTTTCCCCTGACCACCTGGTCCCGCAAGCTGGAGGCGCGGCTCAATGGCGCTCGTTGA
- a CDS encoding amino acid ABC transporter permease, with protein MPQLNFRPIWRYEAQLYDGVMTTLLLTFVAAAAGIVIGIAGAVLLRGGPKPVRYAIRTYIEVIRNTPVLLQIFIIFFVLPGLGLKFSPIQAAIVALSAYFGAYAIEIIRSGLDSIPRSQVEAGLCLGLTRWQVLSRIVLPPALRNIYPSVTAQFVLLLLGTSIASQVSADELFHVAGFIDSRTYRSFEVYTLICAIYFALVILFKIAFAVIGRMVFRWPTRR; from the coding sequence ATGCCGCAACTGAATTTCAGACCCATCTGGCGCTATGAGGCGCAGCTATATGACGGGGTCATGACGACCTTGCTGCTGACCTTTGTTGCAGCTGCTGCCGGCATCGTCATCGGCATTGCCGGGGCAGTGCTTCTGCGCGGTGGACCGAAGCCTGTCCGATATGCGATCAGGACCTATATTGAGGTCATCCGCAATACACCTGTGCTGCTGCAGATCTTCATCATCTTTTTCGTTCTGCCCGGCCTTGGCCTGAAGTTTTCGCCAATCCAGGCGGCAATCGTCGCGCTCTCCGCCTATTTCGGCGCCTATGCGATCGAGATCATTCGATCGGGGCTGGACTCCATCCCCCGCAGCCAGGTTGAAGCCGGATTGTGCCTGGGCCTCACGCGCTGGCAGGTGTTGTCGCGGATCGTGCTGCCACCGGCCCTGCGCAATATCTATCCTTCGGTCACGGCGCAATTTGTGCTGCTGTTGCTCGGTACGTCGATCGCCTCGCAAGTATCCGCCGACGAACTCTTTCATGTCGCCGGCTTCATCGATAGCCGCACCTATCGAAGCTTCGAGGTCTACACGCTTATTTGCGCGATCTATTTCGCGCTCGTCATTCTCTTCAAGATCGCCTTTGCCGTCATCGGCCGGATGGTCTTCCGTTGGCCGACGCGCCGATAG
- a CDS encoding alanine racemase has protein sequence MSQQVSGSTAIVEEEGAQYKGLRPAGGEVALPALTVDEDTYRHNRDTFFALLGAYGARIAPHAKTPMCPEIARDLISAGAWGATVANLQQAEIMLAAGVKTILIANQIGGIASARRLRRLADAYSGAKICCFADSTEAAGAFVEAFSGRDKAPLPVLVEVGAGRTGVRTTSQAKEIIDIIMSAPSLTLAGVGTYEGAVTGETPERLDANMAALFALTAETFVLARQASPDEALLLSAGGSAHFDRVINALMPIAKADGNATLLLRSGAIFFSDHGIYRRGFEALDRRALLMLDGKPFIANERFKPAMRLWAEVISVPEPGLAIVGMGMRDVSFDQDQPLPLVLHRDGAALDDDLSSKAKVTKLNDQHAFLAITGGCAMKIGDIVEFGISHPCTCFDRWRFFYVTDAAGRIAHRYSTYFH, from the coding sequence ATGTCTCAACAAGTGTCGGGTTCAACGGCTATCGTCGAGGAAGAGGGGGCGCAGTACAAGGGCTTGCGTCCAGCCGGCGGCGAAGTTGCCTTGCCTGCGCTTACGGTCGACGAGGATACCTACCGTCACAATCGCGATACGTTTTTTGCTCTCCTCGGTGCCTATGGCGCGAGGATCGCGCCGCATGCCAAGACACCGATGTGTCCGGAGATCGCGCGTGATCTCATCTCAGCCGGCGCCTGGGGTGCGACGGTTGCCAATCTGCAGCAAGCCGAAATCATGCTGGCCGCCGGCGTCAAAACCATATTGATCGCCAACCAGATCGGCGGGATTGCGTCGGCGCGGCGGCTGCGCCGCTTGGCGGATGCCTATTCCGGTGCGAAGATTTGCTGCTTTGCCGACTCGACTGAAGCGGCCGGCGCATTCGTGGAAGCTTTCAGCGGACGGGATAAAGCGCCTCTCCCGGTTCTTGTGGAAGTCGGAGCAGGTCGAACCGGCGTACGCACCACCTCACAGGCAAAAGAGATCATCGATATCATCATGTCGGCTCCATCCCTCACGCTTGCCGGGGTCGGCACCTATGAGGGCGCCGTTACCGGTGAGACGCCCGAACGACTGGATGCCAATATGGCTGCCCTCTTCGCATTGACGGCGGAGACCTTTGTTCTCGCCCGGCAGGCCAGCCCTGATGAGGCTCTGTTGCTGTCTGCGGGCGGTTCTGCCCATTTCGATCGCGTCATCAATGCCCTGATGCCGATCGCGAAGGCTGATGGTAACGCGACCCTTCTGCTGCGCTCCGGCGCTATCTTCTTTTCCGATCACGGCATATACAGGCGCGGTTTCGAGGCGCTGGATCGCCGCGCCCTGCTGATGCTCGACGGTAAGCCCTTCATTGCCAATGAGCGGTTCAAGCCTGCTATGCGCCTTTGGGCCGAAGTTATTTCCGTACCGGAGCCGGGGCTTGCAATCGTCGGCATGGGAATGCGCGACGTTTCCTTCGACCAGGACCAGCCGCTACCGCTTGTACTTCACAGGGACGGTGCTGCTTTGGACGACGATCTGTCATCAAAGGCGAAAGTGACGAAACTTAACGACCAGCACGCCTTTCTGGCAATCACGGGTGGCTGCGCCATGAAGATCGGGGATATCGTCGAGTTCGGCATTTCGCATCCCTGCACCTGTTTCGACCGCTGGCGCTTCTTCTATGTCACCGATGCCGCCGGCCGGATCGCGCATCGCTACAGTACCTATTTTCACTAG
- a CDS encoding amidohydrolase family protein: protein MSPRYAGPVIDPHHHLWDLSLDRHPWLRRKSGADDEMVFGSIEPIRRNYGATDYLADARGQNIVATVHVEAGWSQAHLAEETAWLDTLDKAGEVARRYIARVSLDSPDAASRIEAEAANARVVGLRDIVSWHPEPAKSFARTKGLMQDDRWRLGLRHAGRLGLVFDLMLFPWQFDEAVRLVADFPDMMFVVNHCGSPADRSLEGMAAWREGLRELSRADNVRIKISDLVAYDPQWTLESLQPVIEHCLECFGTKRAMFASDFPVAGLHASFGEVYDVFRTVAAALSSEEQGDLFFTTANLTYRLGLEPDGTSGD from the coding sequence ATGAGCCCGCGTTATGCGGGCCCGGTTATCGATCCTCATCATCACCTATGGGATCTGTCTCTCGATCGTCATCCCTGGCTCCGCCGAAAGAGCGGTGCAGACGATGAAATGGTCTTCGGTAGTATCGAACCCATCCGTCGCAATTATGGTGCTACGGATTACCTAGCCGATGCCAGGGGACAGAATATCGTTGCCACGGTTCATGTCGAGGCCGGCTGGTCGCAGGCACATCTGGCCGAGGAAACGGCCTGGCTCGATACGCTCGACAAGGCAGGTGAAGTTGCCCGCCGCTACATCGCCCGCGTTTCGCTGGATAGCCCCGACGCCGCATCCCGGATCGAGGCCGAGGCGGCAAATGCTCGCGTCGTCGGGTTGCGCGACATCGTCAGCTGGCATCCGGAGCCGGCCAAGAGCTTTGCCAGGACAAAGGGGCTCATGCAGGACGATCGCTGGCGCTTGGGACTGCGACATGCCGGGCGGCTTGGGCTCGTCTTCGATTTGATGTTGTTTCCCTGGCAGTTCGACGAGGCCGTCCGGCTGGTCGCGGATTTTCCCGACATGATGTTCGTCGTCAATCATTGCGGCAGCCCGGCCGATCGCAGTCTCGAGGGGATGGCGGCCTGGCGGGAAGGGTTGCGGGAGCTGTCGCGGGCGGACAATGTCCGGATCAAGATTTCCGATCTCGTCGCCTATGATCCGCAATGGACATTGGAAAGCCTGCAGCCGGTCATCGAGCACTGCCTCGAATGCTTCGGTACCAAGCGGGCGATGTTTGCCAGCGATTTTCCCGTTGCCGGGCTGCATGCCTCCTTTGGCGAGGTCTATGATGTTTTCCGAACCGTGGCGGCGGCGTTGAGCAGCGAGGAACAGGGCGACCTTTTCTTCACCACGGCAAATCTTACCTACCGTCTCGGGCTAGAGCCGGACGGCACAAGCGGAGATTAG
- a CDS encoding ABC transporter permease, producing the protein MSALSSRLKSLLHHPPLLTLILVAIVWVIASLTLRGFGAYGHLRYILELSAVIGIVAAGQTLVIVMGGIDLSVGAVITVTAIMLPLISPGWDPTGLVGIVLSLMLAVAIGVLNGAGAAFLRVPPIIMTLAMATFLQGLLVIVAGGSAVSVTNAAVIWLGSARPFGIPAGIILWVLVSAAVLVLLHRTPMGARFLALGANVVAARLSGVSVIRNTLILYGLSGFFAGLAGMLVLGMNRQGYVGIGDPYLLTSIAAVVLGGTSILGGRGTYAGTVPGAILLVTTTALITVVNASAGWRSIMFGSLILALLLISGREARR; encoded by the coding sequence ATGAGTGCTCTCTCCTCTCGTCTGAAGTCGCTGCTACACCATCCGCCGCTGCTGACTCTGATCCTGGTCGCTATCGTCTGGGTGATCGCGAGCCTTACGCTGCGCGGGTTTGGCGCTTATGGGCACCTGCGATATATTCTCGAACTTTCCGCCGTCATCGGCATTGTCGCCGCCGGCCAGACGCTGGTGATCGTCATGGGTGGCATCGACCTGTCGGTCGGTGCGGTCATTACCGTGACGGCGATCATGCTGCCGCTGATTTCGCCGGGCTGGGATCCGACCGGCCTTGTCGGCATCGTCCTGTCATTGATGCTTGCGGTGGCGATCGGCGTGCTCAACGGCGCCGGCGCTGCCTTCCTGCGCGTGCCGCCGATCATCATGACTCTGGCGATGGCGACCTTTCTGCAGGGGCTTCTGGTGATCGTCGCTGGCGGCAGTGCGGTTTCCGTAACGAACGCCGCCGTCATCTGGCTCGGCTCGGCACGCCCCTTCGGCATTCCGGCGGGCATCATCCTCTGGGTGCTCGTCTCTGCTGCCGTTCTGGTGCTTTTGCATCGAACGCCGATGGGCGCGCGCTTTCTGGCGCTTGGCGCCAATGTGGTTGCGGCACGATTGTCCGGTGTCAGCGTGATCCGCAATACCCTCATTCTCTACGGGCTGTCGGGCTTCTTCGCAGGTCTTGCCGGCATGCTGGTCCTGGGCATGAACAGACAGGGTTATGTCGGGATCGGTGACCCCTATCTCCTGACATCCATCGCGGCCGTCGTTCTTGGAGGCACCTCCATTCTCGGCGGACGCGGCACCTATGCCGGTACCGTTCCAGGCGCAATCTTGCTGGTGACGACGACGGCCCTCATCACGGTCGTCAATGCATCGGCCGGATGGCGTTCGATCATGTTCGGATCGCTCATTCTGGCGCTGCTGCTGATTTCCGGCCGGGAAGCGCGACGATGA
- a CDS encoding ABC transporter permease — protein MTAGFISSRLYWSIQRQRNRGIGGLYIVVAAFLLLYAWLFPGIFGVGGFSKFTQNWFPLALVTMAQTLLMLNGGITLAIGPLVSLGAVIAATMMGGDAIGAVGGIAIVAAAGLLIGALIGIIVAYLRLPAIIVTLAGSFIIGGIALLILPRPGGFIPDWFSDLLAGDRPVAFGLLVATLIGWKLLLATPVGLGIYAAGENPVSAFRSGVPVEVMKVTAFAISGLLATLAGLFVAAQTGSGDPVIGNPFTLNSIAGAVLGGVGFLGGKGTMRGAICGSLLLSVMINVMFFLGFPPVAQYVAQGLIIVGAVAIPELSQRWRTK, from the coding sequence ATGACGGCGGGATTCATATCTTCGCGGCTTTACTGGAGCATTCAGCGCCAGCGGAACCGCGGCATCGGCGGCCTCTACATCGTCGTCGCGGCCTTCCTACTCCTGTATGCCTGGCTGTTTCCCGGCATCTTCGGTGTTGGCGGATTTTCGAAATTCACCCAGAACTGGTTTCCGCTCGCCCTCGTCACGATGGCGCAGACGCTTCTGATGCTGAATGGCGGTATTACCCTGGCGATTGGTCCACTGGTCAGCCTGGGGGCTGTCATCGCGGCAACGATGATGGGCGGCGACGCTATTGGTGCGGTCGGCGGCATTGCGATCGTTGCGGCGGCAGGGCTGCTGATCGGTGCGTTGATCGGCATTATCGTCGCCTATCTTAGGCTTCCGGCAATCATCGTCACCCTGGCGGGCTCTTTCATCATCGGCGGCATCGCCCTGTTGATCCTGCCGCGTCCCGGCGGGTTCATTCCGGATTGGTTTTCGGATCTGCTGGCCGGCGACCGGCCCGTTGCATTCGGCTTGCTCGTCGCCACGCTGATCGGGTGGAAGCTTCTTTTGGCGACGCCGGTCGGGCTCGGCATTTATGCGGCCGGCGAAAATCCGGTCAGCGCCTTCCGATCCGGCGTGCCCGTCGAAGTGATGAAAGTGACGGCTTTTGCGATCTCCGGCCTGCTGGCCACGCTCGCCGGCCTGTTTGTCGCGGCTCAGACAGGTTCGGGAGATCCGGTCATCGGCAATCCCTTCACCCTCAATTCGATCGCCGGTGCCGTCCTGGGCGGTGTCGGCTTTCTCGGCGGCAAGGGCACGATGCGCGGAGCGATCTGCGGCAGCCTGTTATTGTCCGTCATGATCAACGTGATGTTCTTCCTCGGCTTCCCGCCGGTTGCGCAATATGTCGCGCAGGGGCTGATCATCGTCGGAGCGGTCGCCATCCCCGAACTGTCACAGCGCTGGAGGACGAAATGA
- a CDS encoding sugar ABC transporter ATP-binding protein, with protein MIDRPPLLQARQVFKGFFGNPVLKGVDIMLRPGRIHALLGENGAGKSTLINLLSGTLVPDSGQILLDGREVSRFSPADAREAGIAVVQQELSLMQELSIAENIGLGAYPRRFGFVDYRALHEQARGVCELVGLEDDLDTPVGDLSLGRRQLVEIAKALFRKPKVLILDEPTSSLSAHEAGILSSLMMRLRDQGVALLFISHRLNEVRALCSHVTILKDGVVTADQPLADVDAEGLVRLMVGRDAGDLFPAWAPTTSGRELINVSGFSAGMVRGVNFSARAGEVVGIGGLVGQGQEDFLLGLYGALPASALDASICGHDSLFADVGSANAAGLAYVPADRKREGLILPHSIASNLVLPNIGHLARRFLRDRSAERSLVSDLAARLTIRGDTQRPVQALSGGNQQKVALAKWLPRSPSVLLLNDPTRGVDIETKREIYLMLRAFAAEGKLVILLSSDTPELVHLCDRVIVFNEGRNVALLEREAISEEAIVGAAMGVSERGVAA; from the coding sequence ATGATCGATCGTCCGCCCCTGCTGCAGGCAAGGCAGGTCTTCAAGGGCTTTTTCGGCAATCCCGTGCTTAAGGGCGTGGATATCATGCTGCGGCCGGGACGCATCCACGCCTTGCTTGGTGAAAACGGGGCAGGCAAGTCGACCCTGATCAATCTTCTGTCCGGCACGCTGGTGCCGGACAGCGGCCAGATATTGCTTGATGGCCGGGAAGTATCCCGGTTCTCCCCGGCCGATGCGCGTGAAGCCGGAATTGCGGTTGTCCAGCAAGAGCTCAGCCTCATGCAGGAATTGTCGATCGCCGAGAATATTGGGCTGGGTGCCTATCCCAGGCGCTTCGGCTTTGTCGACTATCGTGCGCTCCACGAACAGGCGCGTGGTGTTTGTGAGCTCGTCGGGCTGGAGGACGATCTCGATACGCCGGTCGGCGATCTCTCGCTCGGGCGGCGTCAGCTGGTGGAGATCGCCAAGGCGCTGTTTCGCAAGCCGAAGGTGTTGATCCTCGATGAGCCGACATCGTCGCTTTCCGCTCACGAGGCCGGCATCCTATCGTCGCTGATGATGCGACTGCGCGATCAAGGTGTCGCTCTTCTGTTCATATCCCATCGCTTGAACGAAGTGCGTGCACTCTGCTCCCATGTGACGATCCTCAAGGATGGGGTCGTGACTGCGGACCAGCCGCTTGCGGATGTGGATGCGGAGGGCCTTGTGCGGTTGATGGTCGGGCGAGATGCCGGCGATCTTTTTCCGGCATGGGCGCCCACGACATCCGGGAGAGAGCTCATCAATGTCAGCGGCTTTTCAGCGGGAATGGTCCGCGGGGTGAATTTCTCGGCACGGGCCGGGGAAGTGGTCGGTATCGGCGGCCTCGTTGGCCAGGGTCAGGAAGATTTTCTGCTGGGATTATATGGCGCCCTGCCGGCCTCGGCATTGGACGCAAGCATTTGCGGGCACGACAGCCTGTTTGCGGATGTCGGATCTGCCAATGCGGCGGGGTTGGCCTATGTTCCGGCGGATCGAAAGCGGGAAGGACTGATCCTGCCGCATTCGATCGCGTCGAACTTGGTTTTGCCGAACATTGGTCATTTGGCCCGCAGGTTTTTGCGTGACCGTTCGGCCGAACGCAGTCTTGTTTCCGATCTTGCTGCGCGGTTGACCATTCGCGGCGATACGCAGCGACCGGTCCAGGCGTTGTCGGGGGGAAACCAGCAGAAGGTCGCCCTTGCCAAATGGCTGCCGCGATCGCCGTCCGTCCTGTTGCTGAACGACCCCACCCGCGGCGTCGATATCGAGACGAAGCGGGAAATCTATCTCATGCTGCGCGCCTTCGCGGCGGAGGGAAAGCTCGTCATTCTGCTCTCCTCGGACACGCCCGAGCTGGTCCATCTCTGTGACCGGGTCATCGTTTTCAATGAAGGCCGGAATGTCGCCTTGCTGGAGCGGGAGGCGATTTCCGAGGAGGCCATCGTCGGCGCAGCCATGGGCGTATCTGAAAGAGGAGTTGCCGCATGA
- a CDS encoding ABC transporter substrate-binding protein, which yields MNLNVLENSKPHVSLLSGIAVAALLLATTSSTALAASNCIKGDRKAPYTIGWANIYSVPTWMKQTEGTITDEVAALKKDGLVKDLKITDAQGNAQTQIQQIQSMIDANVDAIIVEAGSSTALDRVISDACSKGIAVVNFDSLVDTDNLTAKINTDSNEWGQKAAQWMVDQLHGKGKIIIMNGPAGVSVSDDRRKGAQPVLDANKGLQVITETNTEYNVAPAQEAMTSLLFANPEIDGVLSLGGALSAGAVLAFDRQGRDPVPTTGENARQFLELWKQKGLKGWATMQPNWLGALSVYTAVQALQGKTVPHFVKVPLPVIDDSNIGSYLARADKFPADGYIYSDYDRALFDKLLAQ from the coding sequence ATGAATTTGAATGTCCTGGAAAATTCGAAACCGCATGTGTCGCTTCTCAGCGGTATCGCCGTTGCCGCGCTGCTGCTCGCAACGACTTCGAGCACAGCATTGGCTGCCTCGAACTGCATCAAGGGTGATCGCAAGGCGCCCTATACGATCGGCTGGGCCAACATCTACTCCGTCCCGACCTGGATGAAACAGACCGAGGGCACCATTACCGACGAAGTTGCCGCTCTGAAGAAAGACGGCCTGGTCAAGGATCTGAAAATTACGGATGCGCAAGGCAATGCGCAAACCCAGATCCAGCAGATCCAGTCGATGATCGATGCCAATGTCGATGCGATCATCGTTGAGGCGGGCTCTTCGACCGCGCTCGATCGTGTCATTTCCGATGCATGCTCGAAGGGGATCGCCGTCGTCAATTTCGACAGTCTGGTTGATACCGACAATCTAACGGCCAAGATCAACACTGATTCCAATGAATGGGGCCAGAAGGCTGCCCAATGGATGGTCGATCAGCTGCATGGCAAGGGCAAGATCATCATCATGAATGGGCCGGCCGGCGTTTCCGTCAGCGATGATCGCCGCAAAGGCGCACAGCCCGTGCTCGATGCCAACAAGGGCCTCCAGGTCATCACCGAGACGAATACCGAATATAACGTCGCGCCTGCCCAGGAGGCGATGACCAGCCTTCTATTCGCCAATCCGGAGATCGACGGCGTTCTTTCCCTGGGTGGCGCGCTTTCCGCCGGCGCCGTGCTTGCTTTCGATCGGCAAGGCCGCGATCCGGTGCCGACGACCGGCGAAAACGCCCGGCAATTCCTGGAGTTGTGGAAACAGAAGGGATTGAAGGGTTGGGCGACAATGCAGCCGAACTGGCTCGGTGCCCTTTCCGTGTACACGGCTGTCCAGGCGCTGCAGGGCAAGACGGTCCCGCACTTCGTCAAGGTACCGCTGCCTGTCATCGATGACAGCAATATCGGTAGTTATCTTGCCCGGGCAGACAAGTTTCCGGCCGACGGCTACATCTATTCCGACTATGATCGGGCTCTCTTCGACAAGCTGCTGGCGCAGTAA